The Cicer arietinum cultivar CDC Frontier isolate Library 1 chromosome 1, Cicar.CDCFrontier_v2.0, whole genome shotgun sequence genome contains the following window.
CATAGAGTTATTATATTTCGCTTTTTTCTTTGACATCGTTCCTCTTCAACAcacaactttatttttttaaacaaaatctctctacaattgtctttttttttttaacttgttgTCTCTCTGGTGTGCGCTCTCTCTagtggttggatttgtgaattaGTTAgcataaaattttgattttaggttgAACTATTGAGGTATTAGTTGGCACAATagactaattttatttatcattttcaaCTTCTTGTCACAaattctagttttatttattttttttctatttctttttggaTTTTTAGATTTGAGATTGTAAGGTTATGAAGTTTCTAACTCTGAAATTGTGTTGGATATTGATTTGATGGAAGAAAGGTAAAGAAGGTTAGGGTTTTCTTGAAACCATTGGCGGGGAAAATGAGAGGGTTTATgtttaagaaaagaaataagGTTATTTAGGGTGAGAGCGTATCCAACAATATGGTGAGTTTTCTTCTAAATGATTGAACGTATTGTGCCATAAGAGAATATTTTGAGCTTAGCAATAGAGATTGTGGCATCAATAAATGGAAATGGAATGTTTACGCATTTAATGTCAACAATAAAACGAAGTGTTTTTATGATTGAAATCAACTAATTTTAACAACAAATGTCTATATCGAAGaggttgaaaaaaaaactatcaaatTGATCCAGTAGTGGGAACAATTATAATCTAATAAGTGTGAGCGaagaaaattaatatgaaatattttgagaagtgtataaaaaaatactttaaaaaaacaatattgttgcaattatattaaatttgataaaaaaaaaatcaattgaacTGACACATGGCTAATTCTGATTTGTCTACCTCAAATGAGTACATGTATACAACAAATCAATAAGACACCTAAGAATATTCTACCAACATATTTTGtagaagtaaaaaaatataaatattttgactcAATTCTTACTCAAATCACTACACCCTAACCCTTACGAAGTGTTTCAATAGTTAGGATTTGAACTCTTCCAAAAGACTAATTAATTAAGTGAAAGAGTTTAttagattaaatattatattaaacatTTTGATCTATTCAATCTAGAATTCTTTACATAATGAGTCAAAATTTTCTTCACCTAAGTTGAAgttcataaattaaataaataaatctagaTACTATTTATGactttctaatatttttataaaattctaaatttccTCGAAGCAAAAACTGACACGTCTTCCATTCTCCTTCTTCCACAAAAGGCAACGACTTGTTGTTTCCAATTGGTGTGAACTTTGAAGGTCTTTCTTTGTTTATTTAGATTGACTTGGCTGTCTCTATAATAATTGTAGTACTACTATTGTAGTTCCGTGGAACACTTCATTTAGTAGACATTAGCTTTTTGACTAAATATGGTTATTTCTCACTTATATATACTTCACCATCTATCTATTATTGAAGTCTCTGtcttaaattttattctttataaatttctaattttattttttttcttataggTAGAACTTTTTAAAACGAGAAGAAgaaactattaatttttaaagtagttctaataaatattttacaattttctctaaaagaatttgaaaatatcatttaaattgtAATGTCAAACTTTTATACACCCCACCTTTCTAAATTATTTTCGCATCTAATCATCAATGGGGCCACACAAAGTGTTAAAAGTGTGtattattttcttgattttaaaataaatgtggTTTTAATAAACAATTTGTTTGTTCCAAAACaagtatcattttattttaaatacaatatttatttatttaaattctattcttaaattaatattatgttcGTTTTGTAGGTGTTTCGGGTCATCTTCAACGTTGATTTGTTTGGATGGCTCTTAATGGAGGCAAGATTCATTATCACACTAGTGCTTTCATAATTAGCTACTCGGATGCATTAGAGGTGCGCATAATTTCAATAGCAGATCTTTGaacaatttataaaagtttGGAATTGACTTTTCTAGAAGATTCATAAACATTAATATCAGACTCTTAAGTAGTAGTGTTTAGTTATAGTATAAAGGAGTTACTTGTAAAGTTGGATTACTTTAAGTTATCTCACATCTATCGTGAAATCAATCAAGATATTCTCatcgtattttttatatttttcttgatttttcttTCCTTGTTATGTTGGCTGCTAAGAGTTTGACTACCTTTCTTAAAGacttttagtttttgtttcCTTGTGTCTTTTTAGAGTTTGATCCTCtgtattcaaaataaaaacttttaatcattatactttttttaattattatattttattatacatttataacaattattaatattcaataGTTAATTGAGacagttttataaaattattacatttatttttttatttattgatttttttatgaatttaatttaaatacatgtaaaaaaaattacatgttGAATCATTCACaattataaaatcattaataatattaactcatagaaaaaaaaatttaaatgtcagaaatattactcttttcaaagcaaaaaatattaatatatagttaaagaaaaatatttgatttacacttttatatatataagtgtACATAGTATGAAAGATATAAAGAATGACATGATAATTGTGATAGGAGAAAATATATAAGTAAAGTAATgtgttaaatgaatattacaaaataaagaGTACAtgtatttcataaataaaaagaatgtacatatatcattattttatttttttgaaaaataaaaaatgatgaatggtaaaaaaaaaatacaaataacaaaaatataacattataaaaGTAGTTGTTTCTCAACCAAAGCTCTCGTGTTTTCCACTATATGAATAACTCTTTAACCTACCTATGTATAAGAGATTGACAATTCAtgattcttattattatttttttaaatcatttcgTATTAAATAACATGAGTATTAGGGTGTGATTGATTTGATAGAAATAGGAGAGAgttaaaaaagagagagaaagacgAGAGATGCCTCTCCTGCTTGATTAGCacagaaataaaaataaataaaaaagaaaagagcaACAGGTGGATCTCATGTGATTTTCATTTCTCCACTCAACGGCGAAGAAAGTGTAGAGAAATGAGCAAAGTGTTACTACCTCTTCCTCTCACATCACATCATCCATATTAGATCTAACGGCGTACAATCAGattgaaaaaactaaaaattcaaataagtgGAATTcacatgaaattaattttagaaacaatttaaaaacataGAATTTCTAACGAATATAGGGGAGATctatgttaacaatgaaaagaggaagaaagaggaagaagagaaacaaccactctagggtttcataacatataatgaaccaaactaaagttaatagggttacaatgagtatatatagaggaaaatagaaaatatctaaaatacccttactactaatatataataatattatctaatatctcccctcaaattcacgatgcattaacatggagcatcaagagtttgtcaactaaaaaacggaaacgtttaatggaatgcatctttgtgaacaaatcagcaatttgtaaagaagaagagacaaatggtagagtaatagttccatgtTGAAGATAATGAcaagtaagatgacaatcaatctcaatgtgtttggtgcgttcatgaaagaccgagttgtgagcaatttgaatagcacttctgttatcgcagtgcatcggagttggctcagaaagagagatactcatatcagacaaaagccaacgcaaccaaattatttcagcggtactGGATGCCATAAcacgatactcagcttctgtagaagagcgagagacaatgtcttgtttcttactcttccaagaaataagagagtctccaagaaagatacaaaaccctatggtggatttacgatcagtggtatcaccagcccaatcagcatcagaataagttcgtaactccaatgagaaaacaaccactctagggtttcatatgatataataaaccaaaactgaagttaatagggttacaatgagtatatatagaggaaaatagaaaatatctaaaatacccttactactaatatataataatattatctaatatctcccctcaaactcacgatgcattaacatggagcatcgagagtttgtcaactaaaaaacggaaacgtttaatggaatgcatctttgtgaacaaatcagcaatctgtaaagaagaagggacaaatggtagagtaatagttccatgctgaagatgatgacgagtaaaatgacaatcaatctcaatgtgtttggtgcgttcatgaaagaccgagttgtgagcaatttgaatagcactcttgttatcacagtgcatcggagttggctcagcaagagagatacccatatcagacaaaagccaacgcaaccaaattatttcagcggtagtggatgccatagcacgatactcagtttttgtagaagagcgagagacaatgtcttgtttcttactcttccaagaaataagagagtctccaagaaagatacaaaaccctgtggtggatttacgatcagtggtatcaccagcccaatcagcatcagaataagctcgtaactccaatgaggatgacgatggaaagagaagactttgaaattgagttcctcgaagataacgaagaatccgaagaactgctgcccaatgtactgtagtgggggagacaacaaactgactaacaacatgaacagcataagcaatgtcaggtctggtaatcgtaagatacactaagctgccaaccaaagtacgatacaaagtggaatctggtaaaggaacaccatccgagggagcatattttacattcaactcaagaggagtatctgctgctctagtatcagaaagacgagcctgatcaagaatgttggcaatgtacttggattgagaaagaaggtagcctctaggagagtaggcaacttcaatccccaagaaatagcgaagagttcccaagtccttcatctcaaactgtttggctaactgcaatttcaactcattgattccactaacatcatcacctgtaataatcatatcatcaacatatagagaaagtataatgcgaccatgagtggtggaccttataaacaatgcagaatcatgttcactagagcgaaaaccaagagaagtgatcacagtagagaatttctcaaaccaagctcgaggagcctgtttaagaccatacatagccttttttaacttacatacttcccctggatcatgagaaactccttgtggagggaccatatagacttcttcatgaagctcaccatttaaaaaggcatttttgacatccatttgagaaatatgccattgacgaatagatgcaactgcaataagagtaggaatagtggtcatcttggctacaggagcaaaagtttcttcataatccatagcatattgttgagagaaacccttagcaacaagacgtgttttgtagcgctcaactgacccatcagacttagttttgatcttgtatacccaatgAGACCCAATAACACGTTTTCCaagaggaagaggtactaattcccaagtgttggttttgtgcaatgcagatagttcttctgtcatagcctgctgccaaagaggatcaagaacaacctctttataggaagagggctcagacaaactgtgaatagaggttaagaaagaagcaaacgaagccgagtaagttgaatagacaaaatcaggtaattgagtagacttacgttgacgagaagggtaacgaggaagatcaacaatcgcaggagctggttggacagccggggggacaagagggatgtcatcatgtggagttgTAGTATTTTTCttgcaattctcaacattacaatcactagaagctctatcattaggaccaaacatATCAATATgagttagttcagaactcttagtaatctcaGAATCAAaggaaacagagtaaaaagggatgtgctcaagaaaaacaacattacgagatacataaagttttcttgcatgaggatcataacaacgataacccttttgaccatccccataaccaagaaaaacacacatggctgaatgatggcgaagaacaaaacaagtagaacaaaaaactttcaaagaatagtaatcaggggtagaagcatacaatttttcaaagggagacaaacctgatatgatagatgatggaattctattaatagcatgaacagcagtaagaactgcttctccccaaaactcactaggaactgaagcggacaacaaaagggaacgagcagtctctataatgtgacgatgtttcctttcagcaactccattttgttgaggagtatcagtacaagatgtttggtggcgggtgccatcataagcaagtaattcagaaaatttattagaggtatattcaccacctaaatcacaacgaaaacactttctaacagaattatgttgagttttgaccattgcacgaaatatatgataaatttcaaaaaattcagaccgatttttcataagataaacccaacaataatgagtgtaatcatcaataaacgaaacataatatctagatccacctttggtgagaacNNNNNNNNNNNNNNNNNNNNNNNNNNNNNNNNNNNNNNNNNNNNNNNNNNNNNNNNNNNNNNNNNNNNNNNNNNNNNNNNNNNNNNNNNNNNNNNNNNNNNNNNNNNNNNNNNNNNNNNNNNNNNNNNNNNNNNNNNNNNNNNNNNNNNNNNNNNNNNNNNNNNNNNNNNNNNNNNNNNNNNNNNNNNNNNNNNNNNNNNNNNNNNNNNNNNNNNNNNNNNNNNNNNNNNNNNNNNNNNNNNNNNNNNNNNNNNNNNNNNNNNNNNNNNNNNNNNNNNNNNNNNNNNNNNNNNNNNNNNNNNNNNNNNNNNNNNNNNNNNNNNNNNNNNNNNNNNNNNNNNNNNNNNNNNNNNNNNNNNNNNNNNNNNNNNNNNNNNNNNNNNNNNNNNNNNNNNNNNNNNNNNNNNNNNNNNNNNNNNNNNNNNNNNNNNNNNNNNNNNNNNNNNNNNNNNNNNNNNNNNNNNNNNNNNNNNNNNNNNNNNNNNNNNNNNNNNNNNNNNNNNNNNNNNNNNNNNNNNNNNNNNNNNNNNNNNNNNNNNNNNNNNNNNNNNNNNNNNNNNNNNNNNNNNNNNNNNNNNNNNNNNNNNNNNNNNNNNNNNNNNNNNNNNNNNNNNNNNNNNNNNNNNNNNNNNNNNNNNNNNNNNNNNNNNNNNNNNNNNNNNNNNNNNNNNNNNNNNNNNNNNNNNNNNNNNNNNNNNNNNNNNNNNNNNNNNNNNNNNNNNNNNNNNNNNNNNNNNNNNNNNNNNNNNNNNNNNNNNNNNNNNNNNNNNNNNNNNNNNNNNNNNNNNNNNNNNNNNNNNNNNNNNNNNNNNNNNNNNNNNNNNNNNNNNNNNNNNNNNNNNNNNNNNNNNNNNNNNNNNNNNNNNNNNNNNNNNNNNNNNNNNNNNNNNNNNNNNNNNNNNNNNNNNNNNNNNNNNNNNNNNNNNNNNNNNNNNNNNNNNNNNNNNNNNNNNNNNNNNNNNNNNNNNNNNNNNNNNNNNNNNNNNATGGAGGAGTTGAGAGAATTTCCTTATCTAACACACCTgaatgagtcttaagtctgatttcttctgccaacaattcactaactactgattcaacattaggaaggggggaacgatgcaaaatacccccacgaaggccctcaaaatcatcacgaagagccattagaaaccaaaccagacgttgctcctctctttgatcaatgtatgctttgacagctttcaactcaggtgattccataagagccaattgatcccacagattagtcattgccgaatagaattcctgaatggtcatactgctctgcttaagggctctaatatcactttctaactgataacgttttgcaaagttagactgaacatacaaacgtttcaagtgatcccaaatctctttagcagtatcatattttgctagttgtactcctatagacaactcaacagaattattaatccaagtaataatttttgaattactaacattccatgttttcagatcttttgcatattgagtttcattctttttatctgtaggcttaacagaagttccatcaacaaaatctcacatatcttttccaatcaaaaaaattttcatcacataactccaataagagtaattttgtccattgaggtgaacactaacagcttgaagagaatcatccttaacaccagccataacaaataatgacaggaaaatacgacaaacacaatcactacaaagTAAATTAAGGATAACCTGATGCTATGagagcacgatttctccctctccagatgtcgtttcgtcgatccgaccgttgaagacgaagacctaaatgttgcgaacttgctgtccaaaaatcagcccgatccaacggttaacgatgCGCAATCGATatttttctgagactgatttaacaaaatcgggaatagggttactcttctcttttctcttttggtagctgtctttcctatcaaaatagtctctctcttatctacggtagatcccaaaattaaccaaagctctttgataccatgttaacaatgaaaagaggaagaagagaaacaattactctagggtttcataacatataatgaaccaaactaaagttaatagggttacaatgagtatatatagaggaaaatagaaaatatctaaaatacccttactactaatatataataatattatctaataatcAAGATAATTAATTAGTCCCACCAAGATTGTTATTTCTAGTAAACTCAAAGCCATAGCATGATAAGAAGACCGTGTGCATTAGTCTTGAATCTTGAGTGATGAAGTTGCTTCAATCATGATAAGGAAGTAGTACATGTTACTGATAATAGATCATTTAATCGCAGTTACGGATGTAATGATATTCGTACATGTTACTAATAAATAGTACATATTACTAAAGTTGCTTCGGTCAATAAACTATGaatcatttaattttgaaatcagtACATGATACTGATAGATGAAGTGTCAAGAAGAACAAAGTTGAAATTGGCTCAAACATATCATCTATCAGTAACTAGTACCCCGCGACTTTAGCAACGAGTAATGATATTTGTATCCgcgattttaattaaatgatgaCATTGTTTCAATCAATCATGATAAGGTACTTTACAATGTCATATgagtttgattttgatttatatgaCATAAGTCACTTATAAGTATATTAATGATCACATTAACAAGAAAATCACTAACAATTAGTAAGTCATCCactaatataaatattcatgacaccattttattttttcaatacaatattaattaatttatttaaattttatttggaaATTAATATTGTATGTGTCACTTTCAAGTGATTACTCTTTTcatctcaaaatataaataaaaaatgaatttatttagtgcaaaatcaaatacatcaacttttttgtttatattgtaaAACAAAGggaatatattttactatatatttataacaattgttaatattcaataattaacTAGGAAcacacttttaaaaaatttaatataagttttaatttatttttttatctatagaaaaaatttagagagaatgtagaaatgaaaaatgagaGGAAGAGTTATATTTATAGGAGAACAATGACGCTTTATGGCGTCCAAAATAACCATAAAATTGGACTTTTGTGGCAGCCTTTGTAGCCAGAAAAATTgactttgtggcggccaaagcaaCCATAAATGCCAACGGTAAACTACACTTTTTGTGAGAGTTTTTGCCGTCACAAACGAGTGACTTTGTGGCGACATTTGCAGTCACAAAGGAGTAACTTTGTGGCGGCTTTTGCCCTCATAAATGTGTGATTTTGTGGCGGTCTAAGCCCTCCCAAAGGCTCAACGGTGTAATTTTGTAAGGGTTTTTTCCGTCACAAATAAcaacaaatttgaattttaatatttgtgagggttttttcaaTCAGTAATTTATGAGGagttttttcagccacaaaatattttataagttggccacaaaatgagtATTTTCTTGTAATGTTATTAATACTACTCtctaagcaaaaaaaaaaaacaaaaacaaatatctagttaAAGTAAATTTGACAAGagttaatattataattgtttatgattgatcatatatttatatataatatcaaccATTAATTTGTTTATCAACTATTCACATTATTCGCTTTATTTTTTGAAGTAAGAGTCCATTCTAATTAAAGCGTTTGACAAAAGTATGAGTAAATCATTATTTTGGTCCCTAAATATGCAAGACGTTGTCGCTTTGATTCCTGATCCAgccaaaaattcaaattagtcgCAATTCATCCAAACATATGTCAATTTTGTCTCTATCATTAAGTTAACTATTAACATTGTTAACTTGATGACGTGAACATTATGTGACATATGATGTGTCATTCTCTCATTGTGTTGTTGAGTAGGAAGAGACTAAAATTACGAATTCTCCATCTTCCTTCCTCcaatttcttcttcttatagaagaagaaattaagggaaaaagatgaaaaaaaaagaataaattgaTGCAAGaagaaattgtgatttttttgtaaaaaaagttaGTATTATTGTCATTTTAGGATTATAGTGAGATAGAGACATATATGTCATTAATCGTTCAGTTAATTTAATATCactaaatttaatcaataactaatataaaaaaacaaagtcatataaaacaaaaatggtaCGTTATCAGTGGAGTTTGTGCAACAATAAGCACAAGTAATAGTCAAATGAATCGATTAAAGTTAGAATCAAACTcatctaaaatataaacaattaaataatagaTGAATAGCtaacattaaatataatatgtatattttactCACTTTATTCGGCGCTTAGTTGAGAGGAACCAAATTCTTCAAGTTAGACACTTCAAGTCATGATAATCCTTGTTACGACCAATTGGTCAACACGAGCAATTACGTGGAAAAGTCATAAATCAAACGCGTAAATTGATTTCAGTCCCTTCCCAAACAGGTACTCTTCCAGACCATAGAAGCATAAGAACAAAAAACTTGGATATGGTTGAGCTATTTTTTCTGACTCCTCCGTTTTCTTCTTCGTTTCAATTTTAACTTCCATATGGTTGAGCCAACttcatttttgttcttcttcacACTTCATCTATCACTAATAACAGGTACTAATTTATACTCTTCTTTTAGTCCTCATTTATggtaaattaattaacaaatacttTCACCAAATCATATATAAGTAATGTTTAGACTAGaacttttcaaattattttaaactatatattgaGTTAAGTACCTTTCTGTTTTTGCAGTTGTAATTTCAGCAAAGTTCACTATAGTTAACCAATGCAACTACACAGTATGGCCAGCTTCATATAACACCAGTGGAAGCGCACCACTTGCAACCACCGGTTTCGTTTTACAATCCGGTGAGAATTCCACCGTCACAGCACCGGCTAATTGGAACGGCCGTTTCTGGGGCCGGACTCTCTGTACGACGGATTCCGCCTCCGGAAACTTCTCCTGCGTCACAGGCGACTGTGGATCCGGAAAAATAGCATGCGGCGGCCGTAGTGGATCGCCGCCTGTGACGCTAGCGGAGTTCTCAATAAACAGTTTCAACAATCAAGACTTTTATGATGTAAGCTTAGTTGACGGTTATAACGTCCCGATGGATGTGATTCCGTTAAGTAACTCTGGAAAGTGTAAAAGCACGGGTTGTCCTACGGATCTGAATGCGGTGTGTCCAACGGAGTTGAAAGTAACGGAAAATGGGATAGTTGTGGCGTGTCAGGGTCCTTGTGCTGCTTTCAATTTGCAGTTTTTTTGTTGTGTTGGGAATCATTCAACTCCAGAGACTTGTGAACCAAGTGTGTATGCTCAGATATTCAAAAAGGCATGTCCTCAAGCATATAGTTATGCTTATGATGATAATAGCAGTACGTTCACTTGTGCGGCTACTGATTACCAAATCGTCTTTTGTCCTGCCTCAAATAATGCCAGGTTAGGGTCGgattggttttttattttctatattaaaattttttatttttcaattattaattgagtaaattttactctgttttattatgaattcattaaatataaaaagatattaatatgtataaataattaaaaataaaaataataaatttaattattttaaaataatttaaaaattataatttattaattataataactttTGTAATAGTAGTTATCGATCGTCTCCAGTCAAAAAAGATAATTGATATTCGGAGGCATTAGTCAGCACGTGATCGACAGTAATATTTGCATCTAGTCCAGTCCTTCCACACATTCCGCGTAATATTTGAATCTTTGCTACTCTTATTTTATAAGTTCTTGTTCAACACTCTGTATATTTCATTCATTAAGATAGTAATGCATGTCAATATGAATGTATATAAGttatttaatcaatttacaATTGGACCTGCCAAATCCAGATTGATAAGGTATATAAGTTATTTAACATTTGTAACTTATAGAATCAAAGTAGAACAAAAAAGTTTAAGGGATTAAAATAAAACCTCTTTTTTATTCTAGTATCCAACTCAAccctataaaataatttaagagatAAAAAGTGTAAtctaatctaatttaatttattttattatcataaaattatattttattaattactaccTTTGGTCTCAATGTTAAGAAAATTGTTAAAGATTTTTTGAttctatttataagaaaaagatGTGACTTttaagatacatttattatttaaatgactttttttatctctatttcatgtatgtcttttaaatattagttaACGTATTTAATGTTTCACTTTTTTCTATGAAAGATTTACTTataaaaatgttcaaaaagtgatagtaataaattaattaattgatcttgaggttttttattttttttcttatgattgGGACTAGAaggaatattttattaaatacaatttgctatttttttaataattatttaacattaaatattagttataactAAAATATTGTTCATAGAACCTTGtagattttagaattttattatttcacttgtttttacttaaaaatatcatttattttattggtAATGTATCTTATGATTCgtaataaaatcttattcatgATTC
Protein-coding sequences here:
- the LOC101491401 gene encoding pathogenesis-related thaumatin-like protein 3.5 isoform X2 is translated as MVEPTSFLFFFTLHLSLITVVISAKFTIVNQCNYTVWPASYNTSGSAPLATTGFVLQSGENSTVTAPANWNGRFWGRTLCTTDSASGNFSCVTGDCGSGKIACGGRSGSPPVTLAEFSINSFNNQDFYDVSLVDGYNVPMDVIPLSNSGKCKSTGCPTDLNAVCPTELKVTENGIVVACQGPCAAFNLQFFCCVGNHSTPETCEPSVYAQIFKKACPQAYSYAYDDNSSTFTCAATDYQIVFCPASNNARIIGSRWEYSCW